The Myxococcota bacterium genome has a segment encoding these proteins:
- a CDS encoding MaoC family dehydratase, giving the protein MSDAPRIVRKKTGNFLEDFRPGQVFRHHGGKTVTEGLFAIFSDFSMATNPLSKNARHARAHGYRGLVCPPALTMLVAFSQTVEDISENARANLEYIDMRFGAPVYVGDTIEVETKILGVRPSSSRPNLGIVSVQSTARKNVGADDEAIVMTWQRKVQVYKDDASIEVEGFDVAPDEVPCELWLPEYAGREAYAGLAHLSSRDSYFEDLEPGTRIEHSRARTITDEHIWLTGILDNTSQVHCNQHMIDRDPKQYVGGRLIVFGGIPFTLCLGLSSPDVGDNALGDLVYKTGSHTAPLFAGDTVYAATDVLGKRDLPGRPDLGVVETRLLGFKHERDADAPDGWKKTQIFTLDRDVVVKRRSHYA; this is encoded by the coding sequence GTGAGCGACGCCCCCCGCATCGTCCGCAAGAAGACGGGCAACTTCCTCGAGGACTTCCGGCCCGGCCAGGTGTTCCGCCACCACGGCGGCAAGACGGTGACCGAGGGGCTCTTCGCGATCTTCTCGGACTTCTCGATGGCGACGAACCCGCTGTCGAAGAACGCGCGTCACGCGCGCGCCCACGGCTACCGCGGCCTCGTCTGCCCGCCCGCGCTCACGATGCTGGTCGCGTTCTCGCAGACGGTCGAGGACATCTCCGAGAACGCGCGCGCGAACCTCGAGTACATCGACATGCGCTTCGGCGCGCCCGTGTACGTCGGCGACACGATCGAGGTCGAGACGAAGATCCTCGGCGTGCGGCCCTCCTCGAGCCGGCCGAACCTCGGCATCGTCTCCGTGCAGTCGACCGCGCGCAAGAACGTGGGCGCGGACGACGAGGCGATCGTCATGACCTGGCAGCGCAAGGTGCAGGTCTACAAGGACGACGCGAGCATCGAGGTCGAGGGCTTCGACGTCGCGCCCGACGAGGTGCCGTGCGAGCTCTGGCTGCCGGAGTACGCCGGCCGCGAGGCCTACGCCGGGCTCGCCCATCTGTCGAGCCGCGACTCGTACTTCGAGGATCTCGAGCCCGGCACGCGCATCGAGCACTCCCGCGCGCGCACCATCACCGACGAGCACATCTGGCTGACGGGCATCCTCGACAACACGAGCCAGGTGCACTGCAACCAGCACATGATCGACCGCGACCCGAAGCAGTACGTCGGCGGCCGGCTGATCGTGTTCGGCGGCATCCCGTTCACGCTCTGCCTCGGCCTGTCGAGCCCCGACGTCGGCGACAACGCGCTCGGCGACCTCGTCTACAAGACGGGGAGCCACACGGCGCCGCTCTTCGCGGGCGACACCGTCTACGCGGCCACGGACGTGCTCGGGAAGCGCGACCTCCCGGGCCGCCCCGACCTCGGCGTCGTCGAGACCCGCCTGCTCGGCTTCAAGCACGAGCGCGACGCCGACGCACCCGACGGCTGGAAGAAGACGCAGATCTTCACGCTCGACCGCGACGTCGTCGTGAAGCGCCGCAGCCACTACGCCTGA
- a CDS encoding ATP-grasp domain-containing protein: MRFYEYESKALFERRGLPLGPRRVVHTADEARAAARELAGPVVLKSQVLSGGRMKAGAVKFADTPDEAAARHDEILPVVVRGEKARSILVERKSPIAQEYYVGVTWDGRAKLPVVIFSDMGGIDIEEVAETHPDRVSKTHVSTILPTTPRIAKEAIGAVGVSGSDLNKLVPIVAKLVDLFLEYDLTLAEINPLAKLEDGTFLVLDGHVDMEAEARDRHAKLLDELGIGKEETRLARPPTPFEIAGAKVDASDHRGVAGNVVEFDGNLGLVIGAGGGSLTLFDAVRKHGGKPANYCEIGGNPSVKKACELTKLILGKPGVEKIAVMMNVVSNTRVDIVARGVIKGCLEMGKDPSEVIAIFRIPGSWEDEGFKILAKYGVEYCDRGVSMFEAAGRAVAKMGGAPR; encoded by the coding sequence ATGCGCTTCTACGAATACGAGTCGAAGGCGCTCTTCGAGCGCCGCGGGCTGCCGCTCGGCCCGCGCCGCGTCGTGCACACGGCGGACGAGGCACGCGCCGCGGCGCGCGAGCTCGCGGGCCCGGTCGTGCTCAAGAGCCAGGTGCTCTCGGGCGGCCGCATGAAGGCGGGCGCCGTGAAGTTCGCCGACACGCCCGACGAGGCGGCGGCGCGCCACGACGAGATCCTGCCCGTCGTCGTGCGCGGCGAGAAGGCGCGCTCGATCCTCGTCGAGCGCAAGAGCCCGATCGCGCAGGAGTACTACGTCGGCGTCACCTGGGACGGCCGCGCGAAGCTCCCGGTCGTGATCTTCTCCGACATGGGCGGCATCGACATCGAGGAGGTCGCGGAGACGCACCCCGACCGCGTCTCGAAGACGCACGTGTCGACCATCCTGCCGACGACGCCGCGCATCGCGAAGGAGGCGATCGGCGCGGTCGGCGTCTCGGGCAGCGACCTCAACAAGCTCGTGCCGATCGTCGCGAAGCTGGTCGACCTCTTCCTCGAGTACGACCTGACGCTCGCGGAGATCAACCCGCTCGCGAAGCTCGAGGACGGCACCTTCCTCGTGCTCGACGGCCACGTCGACATGGAGGCCGAAGCGCGCGACCGGCACGCGAAGCTGCTCGACGAGCTCGGGATCGGGAAGGAGGAGACGCGCCTCGCGCGCCCGCCGACGCCGTTCGAGATCGCCGGCGCGAAGGTCGACGCGAGCGACCACCGCGGCGTGGCCGGCAACGTCGTCGAGTTCGACGGGAACCTCGGGCTCGTGATCGGCGCGGGCGGCGGCTCGCTCACGCTGTTCGACGCGGTGCGCAAGCACGGCGGGAAGCCGGCCAACTACTGCGAGATCGGCGGCAACCCGAGCGTGAAGAAGGCCTGCGAGCTCACCAAGCTGATCCTCGGCAAGCCCGGCGTCGAGAAGATCGCCGTGATGATGAACGTCGTGTCGAACACGCGCGTGGACATCGTCGCGCGCGGTGTCATCAAGGGCTGCCTCGAGATGGGCAAGGACCCGAGCGAGGTGATCGCGATCTTCCGCATCCCGGGCTCGTGGGAGGACGAGGGCTTCAAGATCCTGGCGAAGTACGGCGTCGAGTACTGCGACCGCGGCGTCAGCATGTTCGAGGCGGCCGGCCGCGCCGTCGCGAAGATGGGAGGCGCGCCGCGATGA
- a CDS encoding DUF547 domain-containing protein: MRHPRLRALAAALACLASAVPGAARAADLDLDLYAALLAEYTQAVDATVGTRVDYAGLGREPRWRALVASLEAATPSALPTREARLAFWINAYNVLAIDTVVAHYPVDSIRDVGAGWVRIPGFAPVWKREAARIEGRAISLDGIEHATLRPLGEPRIHGAIVCASTSCPSLAREPFRAETLDAQLDAAWRRWMADPRKGLRVDRAAMRVTTSRILLWFAEDFEAQGGPLAFAARYASDDDRAWIAAHDPALAYFDYDWSLNDWRR, encoded by the coding sequence ATGCGACACCCCCGACTGCGCGCGCTCGCCGCGGCGCTCGCGTGCCTCGCGAGTGCGGTGCCCGGAGCCGCGCGCGCCGCGGATCTCGACCTCGACCTCTACGCGGCGCTGCTCGCCGAGTACACGCAGGCGGTCGACGCCACGGTCGGTACGCGCGTCGACTACGCGGGGCTCGGGCGCGAGCCGCGCTGGCGCGCGCTCGTCGCGTCGCTCGAGGCGGCGACGCCGTCGGCGCTGCCGACGCGCGAGGCGCGCCTCGCGTTCTGGATCAACGCCTACAACGTCCTCGCGATCGACACGGTGGTGGCGCACTACCCGGTCGACAGCATCCGCGACGTCGGCGCGGGCTGGGTGCGCATCCCGGGCTTCGCTCCCGTCTGGAAGCGGGAGGCGGCGCGCATCGAGGGGCGCGCGATCTCGCTCGACGGGATCGAGCACGCCACGCTGCGCCCGCTCGGCGAGCCGCGCATCCACGGCGCGATCGTGTGCGCGTCGACGTCGTGCCCGTCGCTCGCGCGCGAGCCGTTCCGCGCCGAGACGCTCGACGCGCAGCTCGACGCCGCGTGGCGGCGCTGGATGGCCGACCCGCGCAAGGGGCTGCGCGTCGACCGCGCGGCGATGCGCGTGACCACGAGTCGCATCCTCCTGTGGTTCGCGGAGGACTTCGAGGCGCAGGGCGGACCGCTCGCGTTCGCCGCGCGTTATGCGAGCGACGACGATCGCGCGTGGATCGCCGCGCACGACCCCGCCCTCGCGTACTTCGACTACGACTGGTCGCTCAACGACTGGCGCCGGTGA
- a CDS encoding zinc-binding dehydrogenase: MGRTVKAYSITTEAIEAEAARAKAEGVEIDVSRVVRLDDLALPDLGPRDVHLRILAASAEHNISHAATADTVNIAEARGGKMFPGNSAVGEVLAVGRDVAKFAAGDVVITHCNGSPDAYGFPTRIWAYDMPDSVGWYAQEAVVGDWQIVKAPLACGLNLWEIAALPLRAPTAYHMWRRALGIYRIKVPRERRAVLNVLGFGGGVSELFLMNAKAEGHNAFFCSGSPERRAALEKQGIVGIDQKAYHRFASRDDVKAFGAEVKKLTNGEGADIVCDMLRGPVFEAGFSVAAREGVNVSAGWQLSQKITYNSTLASVKQVTLDHTHYETLEGVTAATELYGRVYKPTVHREIYAFADLPRAMEEMTRNVQTGIPIIRVADAMPDSVKGLV, from the coding sequence ATGGGACGAACGGTCAAGGCGTACTCGATCACGACGGAGGCCATCGAGGCGGAGGCGGCGCGCGCCAAGGCGGAGGGCGTCGAGATCGACGTCTCGCGCGTCGTCCGGCTCGACGACCTCGCGCTCCCCGACCTCGGCCCGCGCGACGTGCACCTGCGCATCCTCGCGGCGTCGGCCGAACATAACATCAGCCACGCGGCGACCGCCGACACCGTCAACATCGCCGAGGCGCGGGGCGGCAAGATGTTCCCGGGCAACTCGGCCGTCGGCGAGGTGCTCGCGGTCGGCCGCGACGTCGCGAAGTTCGCCGCGGGCGACGTCGTGATCACGCACTGCAACGGCTCGCCCGACGCGTACGGCTTCCCGACGCGCATCTGGGCCTACGACATGCCGGACTCCGTCGGCTGGTACGCGCAGGAGGCGGTCGTCGGCGACTGGCAGATCGTGAAGGCGCCGCTCGCCTGCGGGCTGAACCTGTGGGAGATCGCCGCGCTTCCGCTGCGCGCGCCGACCGCCTATCACATGTGGCGCCGCGCGCTCGGCATCTACCGCATCAAGGTGCCGCGCGAGCGCCGCGCCGTGCTCAACGTGCTCGGCTTCGGCGGCGGCGTCTCCGAGCTGTTCCTGATGAACGCGAAGGCCGAGGGGCACAACGCGTTCTTCTGCTCGGGCAGTCCCGAGCGGCGCGCCGCGCTCGAGAAGCAGGGCATCGTCGGCATCGACCAGAAGGCCTATCACCGCTTCGCGAGCCGGGACGACGTGAAGGCGTTCGGCGCCGAGGTGAAGAAGCTCACGAACGGCGAGGGCGCCGACATCGTGTGCGACATGCTGCGCGGGCCCGTCTTCGAAGCGGGCTTCTCCGTCGCCGCGCGCGAGGGCGTGAACGTCTCGGCCGGCTGGCAGCTCTCGCAGAAGATCACGTACAACTCGACGCTCGCCTCCGTGAAGCAGGTGACGCTCGATCACACGCACTACGAGACGCTCGAGGGCGTCACCGCCGCGACCGAGCTCTACGGCCGCGTCTACAAGCCCACCGTCCACCGCGAGATCTACGCCTTCGCCGACCTCCCGCGCGCGATGGAGGAGATGACGCGCAACGTCCAGACCGGCATCCCCATCATCCGCGTGGCCGACGCGATGCCGGACTCGGTGAAGGGGCTCGTGTAG
- a CDS encoding GNAT family acetyltransferase translates to MTAAAVVEVLDALARAGVDVCVDGGWGVDALLGRETRAHADLDLIVAARDAAALDRALASEGFARAAASRDGDDPSAGFVLVDGQGRSVDVHPVAVDAEGRGGFRLPEGGTWWFPRAAFEGAGRIAHRAVRCLSPQAQLQCHAQGYAPTATDRADMEALARAFGLVLPLAYARSLDADANAAPAPDAALGADAALGADGPVVRAFAERDRAAVVALWQRVFPDDPPWSDPHDVVDRKLGVQRELFLVAELDGRVVATVLAGFDGVRGWVHHLAVHPDVRRRGLATRLLDAAERGLEALGCPKLNLQVRAGNAGATAFYVARGFAAEDRASFGKPLGRWRRD, encoded by the coding sequence ATGACGGCCGCCGCGGTGGTCGAGGTGCTCGACGCGCTCGCGCGCGCGGGCGTGGACGTCTGCGTCGACGGCGGATGGGGCGTCGACGCGCTGCTCGGCCGCGAGACGCGCGCGCACGCCGACCTCGACCTGATCGTCGCCGCGCGCGACGCCGCGGCGCTCGATCGCGCGCTCGCTTCCGAAGGCTTCGCGCGCGCCGCCGCATCGCGCGACGGCGACGACCCGAGCGCGGGCTTCGTCCTCGTCGACGGGCAAGGGCGGAGCGTCGACGTCCATCCCGTCGCCGTCGACGCCGAGGGGCGCGGCGGGTTCCGCCTCCCGGAAGGCGGGACGTGGTGGTTCCCGCGCGCGGCGTTCGAGGGCGCCGGTCGCATCGCGCATCGCGCGGTGCGCTGCCTGTCGCCGCAGGCGCAGCTGCAGTGCCACGCGCAGGGCTATGCGCCGACCGCGACCGACCGCGCCGACATGGAGGCGCTCGCGCGCGCCTTCGGGCTCGTGCTGCCGCTCGCCTACGCGCGCTCGCTCGACGCGGATGCGAACGCCGCACCCGCGCCCGACGCCGCGCTCGGAGCAGACGCCGCGCTCGGAGCGGACGGGCCCGTCGTCCGCGCGTTCGCCGAGCGCGATCGCGCGGCCGTCGTCGCGCTCTGGCAGCGCGTGTTTCCCGACGACCCGCCGTGGAGCGACCCGCACGACGTCGTCGATCGCAAGCTCGGCGTGCAGCGCGAGCTCTTCCTCGTGGCCGAGCTCGACGGCCGCGTCGTCGCGACGGTGCTCGCGGGCTTCGACGGCGTGCGCGGCTGGGTCCACCACCTCGCCGTCCATCCCGACGTGCGCCGGCGCGGGCTCGCGACGCGCCTGCTCGACGCCGCCGAGCGCGGGCTCGAAGCGCTCGGCTGTCCGAAGCTGAACCTGCAGGTGCGGGCCGGGAACGCCGGCGCCACCGCCTTCTACGTCGCGCGCGGCTTCGCCGCCGAGGATCGCGCGAGCTTCGGCAAGCCGCTCGGCCGCTGGCGGCGCGACTAG